A single region of the Marinobacter salinus genome encodes:
- a CDS encoding alpha/beta fold hydrolase has protein sequence MHEHPLTLISQDDHSISGTAFCPETPGTVLVVSHGMAEHAGRYTDFARSLAHQGIAVVTFNHRGHGPECPKGQLGHYSDHNGWGKVTDDLYRIMLHTRERFPGIPLVLLGHSMGSFIAQSCIQAHGDSADALILSATNRIHRPQLLASRTLIKGIRKLYGTRHQSPTIARMTFGKFNRLFQPNRTECDWLSRDTTQVDRYIADPACGFECTTGLWQDFVQGMLGIDPTRWRKDLPVHLFAGTDDPVGEMGKGITRHFQAIRDAGVQQVTLRLFTGGRHEMLNETNADEVRSYIQSLCEPLAQRHDERVTGNTLETT, from the coding sequence ATGCACGAACACCCGTTAACACTGATCAGCCAGGATGATCATAGTATTTCTGGCACTGCCTTCTGCCCGGAAACCCCAGGCACCGTTCTGGTTGTCTCCCACGGGATGGCGGAACACGCCGGTCGCTACACCGACTTCGCACGCTCGCTGGCACACCAGGGCATTGCCGTCGTTACCTTCAACCACCGGGGCCACGGCCCCGAATGCCCCAAGGGTCAACTCGGCCATTACAGCGACCACAATGGCTGGGGCAAGGTAACCGACGACCTGTACCGGATTATGCTTCACACCCGGGAACGTTTTCCGGGCATACCGCTCGTACTTCTGGGGCACAGCATGGGTTCTTTCATCGCCCAGAGTTGCATCCAGGCGCATGGTGATTCGGCAGACGCCTTGATTCTCAGTGCCACCAACCGCATTCACCGCCCTCAATTGCTGGCCTCCCGGACATTAATTAAAGGAATCCGAAAGCTCTATGGTACCCGCCATCAAAGCCCGACTATTGCCAGAATGACTTTTGGCAAGTTCAACCGCCTGTTCCAGCCAAACCGAACCGAATGCGACTGGCTTAGCCGGGATACCACCCAGGTCGACCGATACATAGCGGACCCTGCCTGCGGATTCGAGTGCACCACAGGGCTGTGGCAGGATTTTGTTCAGGGTATGCTGGGGATAGACCCGACCCGGTGGCGCAAGGACCTTCCCGTCCATCTGTTTGCCGGCACGGATGACCCGGTGGGTGAAATGGGCAAAGGCATTACCCGTCACTTCCAGGCAATCCGGGACGCCGGCGTTCAACAAGTCACGCTTCGGTTGTTCACGGGTGGGCGGCATGAAATGCTCAATGAAACCAATGCCGACGAGGTCCGCAGCTACATTCAGTCCTTGTGCGAGCCCCTGGCTCAACGGCATGATGAACGAGTCACCGGAAACACGTTAGAAACCACCTGA
- a CDS encoding sterol desaturase family protein, translated as MIDMLLAVLENSGLLELWDTVSPWLALDERQLIFVFATPVFVVVTVWEYVRIRHNPKLMDTREALRNFALGAGYQVTELLFAGIIAFPVYALCYHYRLLELELNWATGFLTFLGVDFCFYWMHRASHRVRWFWAAHVVHHSSERMNFSTAMRQNATNIFNGMWMFYLPLALIGFNPVWIGVAYALSLVYQFFIHTTLIGRLPGWIELIFNTPSHHRVHHGRNPGYIDRNYGGTLIIWDRLFRSFVDEDAREPPDYGITRPVSSNNLFVLWTHEYVDLFRDMARPGGLLSRLKHLWKPPEWERPEPTDSGKSHARTPVNTDQPG; from the coding sequence ATGATTGACATGCTCCTGGCCGTCCTTGAGAACAGCGGCTTACTGGAACTCTGGGATACTGTCTCGCCCTGGCTGGCACTGGACGAACGGCAGCTGATCTTTGTTTTCGCGACACCGGTATTCGTCGTCGTTACAGTCTGGGAGTATGTGAGGATACGCCACAACCCAAAACTGATGGACACCCGGGAAGCTCTCCGGAATTTCGCGCTTGGGGCGGGGTATCAGGTCACCGAGCTGTTGTTCGCGGGCATCATCGCGTTTCCGGTCTATGCGCTTTGTTATCACTACCGGTTGCTTGAGCTGGAACTGAACTGGGCAACCGGCTTTCTGACCTTCCTCGGCGTCGATTTCTGCTTTTACTGGATGCATCGGGCCAGCCATCGAGTGCGCTGGTTCTGGGCCGCCCACGTTGTGCACCATTCCTCCGAGCGTATGAATTTCTCTACCGCCATGCGTCAGAACGCTACCAACATTTTTAATGGCATGTGGATGTTTTACCTGCCCTTGGCACTGATCGGCTTCAACCCTGTCTGGATCGGGGTAGCCTATGCCCTGTCACTGGTCTATCAGTTCTTCATCCACACCACGCTGATTGGTCGCCTTCCCGGCTGGATCGAACTGATCTTCAACACCCCCAGCCACCACCGGGTTCATCACGGCCGCAACCCTGGTTATATTGACCGAAACTACGGCGGCACCCTGATCATCTGGGACCGCCTGTTCCGGTCATTTGTCGACGAGGATGCCAGGGAACCGCCCGATTACGGTATTACCCGCCCGGTGTCATCAAACAACCTGTTTGTGCTCTGGACCCACGAATACGTGGACCTGTTCCGCGACATGGCGCGCCCAGGCGGACTATTGTCACGACTCAAGCACCTTTGGAAGCCGCCGGAATGGGAACGCCCGGAACCAACAGATTCAGGAAAGTCGCATGCACGAACACCCGTTAACACTGATCAGCCAGGATGA
- a CDS encoding glutathione S-transferase family protein, translated as MALKLYQFAISHYCEKTRWALDFKGLSYEMVTLLPGQHVKTVRKLTGGRTSVPVLDHNGHIVQGSALIIDYLDETFPDRPLTPSDPDARERALAWEKRLDDEAGPAIRCYSYHHFLKRPKAVIPMLAAGTPFYNRIALSLTFSRVEELMRDWMKINEKTASRSREVMEDLLTELAAAYSERPFLEGGTFTRADLTAAALFAPMFQPLEYPVPWPKSSKIPNEIKAWLEQWQPQLEMLSRLYRDHRKTPDAGRAMA; from the coding sequence ATGGCCCTCAAGCTCTACCAGTTTGCCATTTCCCATTATTGTGAAAAAACGCGTTGGGCGCTCGATTTCAAAGGACTCAGTTACGAAATGGTGACCCTGCTCCCGGGCCAGCATGTTAAAACGGTCCGGAAACTAACCGGTGGCCGGACATCGGTTCCGGTCCTCGATCACAACGGCCATATTGTTCAGGGGTCGGCTCTGATCATAGACTACCTCGACGAAACCTTTCCGGACCGGCCACTGACCCCCAGCGATCCCGATGCCCGGGAGCGGGCTTTAGCGTGGGAGAAAAGACTGGATGACGAGGCTGGACCGGCCATCCGCTGCTATTCCTACCACCATTTTCTGAAACGCCCCAAAGCCGTCATCCCCATGCTGGCTGCCGGCACGCCGTTCTACAACCGGATTGCGCTGAGCCTGACCTTCAGCCGGGTAGAAGAGCTTATGCGTGACTGGATGAAGATCAACGAAAAAACGGCGAGCCGGTCCCGGGAAGTCATGGAAGACCTGTTGACGGAACTGGCAGCCGCATACAGTGAGCGACCCTTTCTGGAGGGTGGTACGTTTACACGCGCGGACCTGACTGCGGCGGCTCTGTTCGCGCCCATGTTCCAGCCCCTCGAATATCCGGTACCCTGGCCCAAGAGCAGCAAAATCCCCAACGAAATCAAGGCCTGGCTGGAGCAGTGGCAGCCGCAACTTGAAATGCTGTCCCGACTCTACAGGGATCACCGAAAAACCCCTGATGCCGGTAGAGCAATGGCGTAA
- a CDS encoding substrate-binding periplasmic protein, whose translation MADAEPVSAKSREESDRRNKITIAADPWCPHNCDAGADREGYMIDIAREAFALAELDIVYVNMSWARALQQASDGYIDAVVGAFVGDAPEFVFPDEPTGYSQIFLYTHPDSSWTWQGAESLRHQTLLAINGYSYSPELDNYITAHQNNPEQVWIISGPSPLDRAIELLHQGRSDVFPEDRHVMTWELNLLGQRNALRVAGQLKKAPVYIAFSPANPAASELASLLSEGTRKLQRSGRLEQILARYGLSWSN comes from the coding sequence ATGGCCGATGCGGAACCGGTCAGCGCAAAAAGCCGCGAAGAGTCAGATCGTCGCAACAAGATCACCATTGCGGCAGACCCCTGGTGCCCTCACAATTGTGACGCCGGGGCCGACCGTGAAGGCTACATGATTGATATTGCGAGGGAGGCCTTTGCCCTGGCTGAACTCGACATCGTGTATGTCAACATGAGCTGGGCAAGAGCACTGCAACAGGCAAGCGACGGTTACATTGATGCAGTCGTAGGAGCGTTTGTCGGCGACGCCCCGGAGTTTGTCTTCCCGGATGAGCCCACCGGGTATTCCCAGATCTTCCTTTACACCCACCCAGACAGCAGCTGGACCTGGCAAGGGGCTGAATCCCTCAGGCATCAGACACTCCTCGCCATCAATGGTTACTCTTACTCTCCGGAACTGGACAACTACATAACGGCGCATCAGAACAACCCGGAGCAGGTCTGGATCATTTCAGGCCCCTCGCCGCTGGATCGCGCCATTGAACTTCTGCACCAAGGCAGGTCCGATGTTTTCCCGGAAGACCGGCACGTCATGACCTGGGAGCTTAACCTTCTGGGTCAGCGCAATGCACTTCGAGTGGCCGGCCAACTCAAGAAGGCCCCCGTTTATATTGCGTTTTCACCGGCCAATCCGGCGGCCTCCGAGCTCGCCAGTTTATTATCGGAAGGGACCCGTAAGCTTCAGAGGTCCGGACGCCTGGAGCAAATCCTTGCCCGCTACGGACTGTCATGGTCGAACTGA
- a CDS encoding quaternary amine ABC transporter ATP-binding protein: MARDIKLSIKNLYKIFGPTPDVALEYVRKGMGKAELLEKQNHVLGLRDINVDMRDGEITVIMGLSGSGKSTLIRHLNRLIEPTAGEIRFDGEDVLKYDEEQLRTLRRERMSMVFQKFALLPHKTVLENAGMAMDVRGFKTGDFESEARKWLARVGLEGQENQYPHQLSGGMQQRVGIARALVSNSPIMLMDEAFSALDPLIRSDMQNLLLELQEELKKTIVFITHDLDESLKLADHLVILKDGGVVQQGDPQEILLNPNDPYIVDFISDINRARVLRVRSVMTQPDQDGIEYAGDISEKDNLESVLSRSKGDTTLTFRVVRDGEQVGMLGMKELTRALVPTEASADKASRTD; encoded by the coding sequence GTGGCACGAGACATAAAGCTTTCAATCAAGAACCTTTACAAGATTTTCGGCCCCACGCCCGATGTGGCACTGGAATATGTGCGAAAAGGCATGGGCAAGGCAGAGCTGCTTGAAAAACAGAACCATGTTCTGGGCCTCCGGGACATCAATGTCGATATGCGTGACGGTGAGATCACCGTCATCATGGGCCTCTCCGGGTCGGGCAAGTCGACGCTGATCCGTCACCTGAACCGGCTGATCGAACCGACGGCCGGTGAGATCCGGTTTGATGGCGAGGATGTGCTTAAGTACGACGAGGAGCAGCTGCGCACGCTTCGTCGCGAACGCATGTCGATGGTCTTTCAGAAATTTGCCCTGCTTCCGCACAAAACGGTGCTGGAAAATGCCGGAATGGCGATGGATGTCCGCGGCTTCAAAACAGGCGACTTCGAGAGCGAGGCCAGAAAATGGCTGGCTCGGGTGGGCCTGGAGGGTCAGGAAAACCAGTACCCGCACCAGTTGTCGGGTGGCATGCAGCAGCGTGTGGGAATTGCCCGCGCACTGGTTTCCAACTCACCCATCATGCTGATGGATGAGGCCTTTTCAGCTCTTGATCCACTCATCCGTTCGGACATGCAAAACCTGCTGCTTGAGCTTCAGGAAGAGCTCAAAAAGACGATCGTGTTCATCACTCACGACCTGGATGAATCGCTGAAGCTCGCTGACCATCTGGTCATTCTGAAAGACGGCGGAGTGGTGCAGCAGGGAGACCCCCAGGAGATACTGCTCAATCCCAACGATCCTTATATCGTCGATTTTATCAGCGATATCAACCGGGCCCGAGTGCTCAGGGTGCGTTCGGTCATGACACAGCCCGACCAGGACGGTATCGAGTATGCGGGAGACATCTCTGAAAAAGACAACCTGGAATCCGTCCTTTCACGATCCAAAGGGGATACCACGCTAACCTTCCGGGTGGTGCGTGATGGTGAACAGGTGGGAATGCTGGGCATGAAGGAGCTGACCCGGGCACTTGTCCCAACAGAGGCGTCAGCAGACAAGGCCAGCAGAACAGACTGA
- a CDS encoding ABC transporter permease produces the protein MATYDFVFSSLGLKDWCSAGTSDAPMSMAQLLSKTKGEQDTETSIWDVPFPSMDALNEACPAFPQSRELTKGLEEGFLAIKDNLSVILDPITQPLSWALDGTLYGMLSAPWWIVIPLLLAVVYFVSKSWKLLGFVAVSFATLAFIDYYEYAMQTLAIIFVCAFLCVLLGVPIGIAMSRNDMMQRLTIPVLDMLQTLPPFVYLIPLIFLFSVTESKLYGIAIILYAIVPVIRLTNLGIRLVDKDVIEAADAFGMTPRQKLFKVQIPLALPNIMAGVNQTIMMSLAMVVIASLVSAPGLGVLVLRGIRNLELGVGLVAGLGIVILAVILDRVTKASLARINAAQKQ, from the coding sequence ATGGCTACTTACGATTTTGTTTTCTCCTCACTCGGTCTGAAAGACTGGTGTTCCGCGGGCACAAGTGACGCCCCCATGTCGATGGCGCAGCTGCTGTCGAAAACAAAGGGCGAGCAAGACACAGAAACCTCCATCTGGGATGTGCCATTTCCCTCCATGGATGCTCTCAATGAAGCCTGCCCTGCCTTCCCCCAGTCACGGGAACTGACCAAAGGTCTCGAAGAGGGGTTCCTGGCGATCAAGGACAACCTCAGCGTGATTCTTGATCCCATCACCCAGCCATTGAGCTGGGCACTCGATGGCACACTCTATGGCATGCTGAGTGCGCCCTGGTGGATCGTCATTCCACTTCTTCTGGCTGTGGTCTACTTCGTCAGCAAATCCTGGAAGTTGCTCGGGTTCGTCGCCGTCAGTTTCGCTACGCTGGCCTTTATCGATTATTACGAATATGCCATGCAGACGCTGGCCATCATTTTTGTCTGCGCTTTCCTTTGCGTATTGCTGGGGGTCCCTATCGGCATCGCCATGTCCCGGAACGACATGATGCAACGGCTGACTATTCCGGTGCTGGATATGCTGCAGACGCTTCCCCCGTTTGTATACCTGATTCCGCTGATTTTCCTGTTCAGCGTGACCGAATCGAAGCTCTACGGCATCGCCATCATTCTCTATGCGATTGTCCCTGTTATCCGCCTGACCAACCTTGGCATCCGGCTGGTCGACAAGGACGTCATTGAGGCCGCCGACGCCTTCGGCATGACTCCCAGGCAGAAGCTGTTCAAAGTCCAGATTCCGCTGGCACTGCCCAACATCATGGCGGGTGTAAACCAGACTATCATGATGAGCCTGGCCATGGTCGTGATCGCATCCCTGGTCTCTGCGCCCGGGCTTGGCGTTCTGGTTCTGCGTGGCATCAGGAATCTGGAGCTCGGTGTCGGCCTCGTTGCCGGACTCGGCATCGTTATTCTGGCGGTTATCCTGGACCGGGTAACCAAAGCTTCTCTGGCACGTATCAATGCCGCCCAAAAGCAGTGA
- a CDS encoding ABC transporter substrate-binding protein, with protein MRKLTSSVLLCAAAAAAPAIAQADECGQVSITEMNWASASVVTNVAKFIMEQGYGCEVSVVPSDTVPAVTSVAENGEPDIVTELWLNSTGEVYKRLEAEGKVERLGEVLTPGGVEGWWLPTYVVEEHPELKTIEGIMANPELVDAQFNNCPDGWGCRIVNDNLIQALNLEDSGIEVFNHGSGETLASSMASAVGKGEPWFGYYWGPTVPLGKFDMTRIDLGEYNAEAHAANQNQDNDNPQVSDFPAAPVLTSVTTDFKDREPEVADMLSKMTFKTGTMSAVLAWKSDNNASAEEAAVYFLSNNANTWKEWLNDSARAKLATILGG; from the coding sequence ATGCGAAAGCTTACGTCCTCTGTTTTGCTGTGCGCCGCCGCTGCGGCCGCACCAGCTATCGCCCAAGCCGACGAATGTGGCCAGGTCTCAATTACCGAGATGAACTGGGCCTCTGCCTCCGTTGTGACCAACGTGGCCAAATTCATTATGGAGCAGGGCTACGGCTGTGAAGTCAGTGTGGTGCCCTCCGACACCGTGCCCGCAGTGACCTCTGTTGCTGAAAATGGCGAACCGGACATTGTCACGGAGCTGTGGCTCAACTCCACCGGTGAGGTCTACAAGCGCCTGGAAGCAGAAGGCAAAGTAGAGCGTCTCGGCGAAGTTCTGACGCCCGGTGGCGTTGAAGGTTGGTGGCTACCAACTTATGTGGTTGAAGAGCATCCGGAACTGAAGACCATCGAAGGCATCATGGCAAATCCGGAGCTGGTCGACGCACAGTTTAACAACTGTCCTGATGGCTGGGGCTGCCGCATCGTCAACGACAACCTGATCCAGGCCCTGAACCTGGAAGACTCCGGCATTGAAGTCTTCAACCATGGTTCCGGCGAAACACTGGCCTCCTCCATGGCCTCCGCCGTAGGAAAGGGCGAGCCCTGGTTCGGATACTATTGGGGCCCGACCGTCCCGCTGGGCAAGTTCGATATGACTCGCATTGATCTCGGTGAATACAACGCAGAGGCGCATGCAGCCAACCAGAACCAGGATAATGACAACCCTCAGGTCTCGGACTTCCCGGCCGCACCGGTCCTGACATCGGTAACCACCGACTTCAAGGATCGGGAACCCGAAGTAGCGGACATGCTGAGCAAGATGACTTTCAAAACCGGCACAATGAGTGCGGTACTTGCCTGGAAAAGTGACAACAATGCCTCTGCTGAAGAGGCCGCGGTTTACTTCCTGAGCAACAACGCCAATACCTGGAAGGAATGGCTCAACGATTCAGCCCGAGCCAAGCTCGCGACCATCCTTGGCGGCTGA
- a CDS encoding M14 family zinc carboxypeptidase, with amino-acid sequence MAELRTLTPHAAIPAEQATRDSSQRRLLRSFLPEMVQLERILAEAPELVTASVVGRIPLRGLSLPIYRADIGSSSPDVPAVLLVGGVHGLERIGSQVVMAWLESVLARTRWDESLRQLLKKVRITVLPILNPGGMYLNQRSNPQGVDLMRNAPITAQDRSAFMLGGQRLSSKLPWYTGDPEQGMEPENQVLESVIRELLPGRPFSVALDCHSGFGWQDQIWFPYAYRRRPMRRIESMMALKLTWEKAYPNHDYRFEPQSRHYLTHGDLWDYFYKEINRENSGVFLPLTLEMGSWRWIRKRPRQLLRLDGLFNPLAPHRHKRVLRSHLTWIDFLVNAAASHENWLPVGQEESMLREAAIMHWYRDSH; translated from the coding sequence ATGGCCGAATTGCGAACACTGACACCCCACGCTGCCATTCCGGCAGAGCAGGCCACCCGGGATAGTTCGCAGCGTCGGCTGCTGCGTTCGTTTCTCCCCGAGATGGTTCAGCTTGAGCGGATTCTCGCCGAAGCACCGGAGCTGGTGACCGCTTCCGTGGTGGGACGCATTCCGCTCCGGGGGCTTTCGTTGCCAATCTATCGTGCCGATATCGGCTCCAGCAGTCCCGATGTTCCGGCGGTGCTGCTGGTGGGTGGCGTTCACGGCCTGGAACGGATTGGCAGTCAGGTTGTCATGGCCTGGCTGGAGTCGGTTCTTGCCAGGACACGTTGGGACGAGAGCCTGAGGCAGCTGCTGAAGAAGGTCAGGATCACGGTGTTGCCCATTCTCAATCCCGGCGGCATGTATCTGAATCAGCGTAGTAACCCCCAGGGCGTGGACCTGATGCGTAACGCTCCGATTACGGCTCAGGATCGCAGTGCGTTTATGTTGGGCGGCCAGCGACTGTCGTCGAAACTGCCCTGGTATACGGGCGATCCGGAGCAGGGTATGGAGCCCGAAAATCAGGTGCTTGAATCGGTTATTCGGGAGCTGCTTCCTGGTCGCCCGTTCAGCGTGGCGCTGGATTGTCACTCGGGTTTCGGCTGGCAGGATCAGATCTGGTTTCCCTATGCGTATCGCCGCCGACCCATGCGCCGTATTGAGTCGATGATGGCGCTCAAACTGACCTGGGAAAAAGCGTACCCCAATCACGATTACCGTTTCGAGCCCCAGTCCCGACACTACCTGACCCATGGTGATCTCTGGGACTACTTCTATAAGGAAATCAATCGTGAGAATAGCGGAGTATTTCTGCCCCTGACCCTGGAAATGGGGTCCTGGCGATGGATTCGCAAACGCCCCCGGCAGTTGCTGAGACTGGACGGTTTGTTCAACCCATTGGCGCCACACCGCCACAAACGCGTTCTGCGAAGTCATCTGACCTGGATTGATTTCCTGGTGAATGCCGCGGCGAGTCATGAAAACTGGTTGCCGGTCGGTCAAGAGGAGTCCATGCTCAGAGAAGCCGCCATAATGCACTGGTACCGGGACTCTCATTAA
- a CDS encoding alpha/beta fold hydrolase has translation MDWILLRGLTREQAHWGDFPRRLQASFPSHRFHAVDLPGTGVHFREASPDTIAGIREAVRRQVLHIPKPFSLLGLSMGGMVALDWAQHASTGEIQNLVLINASSGFSPPWQRVRPASWPRIFKLISCRELFDRERDILRLTSNREVPLGLAKQWYRIQRQRPVSRRNALNQLAAATRFRPGAKRPMTDALLLASRGDRLVHWKCSSALEQRWQWTLKLHPDAGHDLVLDEPEWILNQLAEWLIR, from the coding sequence ATGGACTGGATTCTGCTGCGGGGGCTCACCCGCGAACAGGCCCATTGGGGCGATTTCCCGCGCCGGCTTCAAGCCTCGTTTCCAAGCCACCGGTTTCACGCCGTGGATCTGCCGGGCACGGGGGTGCACTTTCGGGAAGCCAGCCCGGACACTATTGCCGGTATTCGGGAAGCAGTGCGCCGACAGGTGCTGCATATTCCGAAGCCGTTCAGCCTTCTGGGTTTGTCCATGGGGGGAATGGTAGCGCTGGACTGGGCCCAGCACGCATCCACAGGAGAAATCCAGAACCTGGTTCTGATCAATGCCAGCTCTGGGTTTAGCCCACCCTGGCAGAGGGTGCGTCCGGCGAGCTGGCCGCGGATTTTCAAGCTGATTAGTTGCCGGGAGTTGTTTGATCGGGAAAGAGATATCCTCCGTCTGACGTCCAATCGGGAGGTGCCCCTGGGACTGGCCAAGCAGTGGTATCGTATTCAGCGACAGCGCCCTGTCAGCAGGCGCAATGCCCTCAATCAGCTGGCGGCAGCAACCCGTTTCCGGCCGGGCGCGAAGCGACCGATGACCGATGCACTTCTCCTGGCAAGTCGTGGAGACCGGTTGGTGCACTGGAAGTGCAGTTCTGCCCTGGAGCAGCGCTGGCAGTGGACCCTGAAGCTGCACCCGGATGCCGGGCATGATCTGGTGCTGGACGAGCCTGAGTGGATACTCAATCAGCTGGCCGAATGGCTGATCCGCTAA
- a CDS encoding glutathione S-transferase family protein, producing MKIFETKTAPNPRRVRMFMAEKGLLDKAEFIEIDLQKGENLTPEFVARNPMKKVPVMELDDGTCIAETMAICRYFEESYPGTPTLLGDTPLEKAQLEQWLRWIELFFFMPTGMCFQHTSGYFKDRMNPIAEWGEECGKNVEKFMEFLDKHLEGKEYICCDRFTAADINAFTTIAFARVINIRIKPEQANLQAWYDRIKSRPSAQV from the coding sequence ATGAAAATCTTCGAGACCAAAACCGCCCCAAACCCCCGTCGTGTCCGCATGTTCATGGCCGAAAAGGGGCTTTTGGATAAGGCCGAATTCATTGAAATTGATTTGCAGAAGGGTGAAAACCTGACACCGGAATTTGTCGCCCGGAACCCGATGAAGAAAGTGCCAGTGATGGAGCTGGATGACGGCACCTGCATCGCCGAAACCATGGCGATTTGTCGCTACTTCGAGGAAAGCTATCCCGGTACACCGACGCTGTTAGGCGATACTCCGCTGGAAAAAGCCCAGCTGGAGCAGTGGCTGCGGTGGATAGAGCTGTTTTTCTTTATGCCCACCGGTATGTGTTTTCAGCACACCAGCGGCTATTTCAAGGATCGAATGAATCCGATCGCTGAGTGGGGGGAAGAGTGTGGAAAGAATGTCGAGAAGTTCATGGAGTTCCTCGATAAACACCTCGAAGGCAAGGAATACATTTGTTGCGACCGTTTCACGGCCGCAGACATCAATGCTTTTACCACCATCGCTTTTGCCCGGGTTATCAATATCCGCATCAAGCCGGAACAGGCCAACCTGCAGGCCTGGTACGATCGCATCAAATCGCGCCCGTCGGCGCAGGTCTGA
- a CDS encoding glutathione S-transferase family protein, translating into MIDLYTSPTPNGHKVSVLLEEMGIEYNLIPVDLSKGEQKTPEFLAMNPNGRIPVIVDRDNDDFVVFESGAIMVYLAEKYDQFYPRDPNVRSRALQWLMFQMGGVGPMMGQANVFYRYFPEKIQPAIDRYQHECRRLFEVLDSRLAESRYLAGDEITIADFANWCWVRTHKWSGASVEGLAHLNRWIDELWARPGCQAGVRKPERVENPDDLVKHAQTMVTR; encoded by the coding sequence GTGATTGATTTGTATACCTCGCCGACCCCGAATGGGCACAAGGTGTCCGTTTTGCTTGAGGAAATGGGCATTGAATACAACCTGATTCCCGTTGACCTGTCCAAGGGTGAACAGAAAACGCCGGAGTTCCTGGCGATGAACCCCAATGGCCGTATTCCGGTCATCGTGGATCGGGACAACGACGATTTTGTCGTGTTCGAGTCCGGCGCCATCATGGTGTATCTGGCGGAGAAGTATGATCAGTTCTACCCCCGTGATCCGAATGTGCGTTCGCGTGCCCTGCAGTGGCTGATGTTCCAGATGGGTGGGGTCGGCCCCATGATGGGCCAGGCGAATGTGTTCTACCGGTACTTTCCGGAGAAGATCCAGCCAGCCATTGATCGTTACCAGCACGAATGTCGCCGCCTGTTTGAGGTTCTCGACAGTCGCCTGGCGGAATCCCGGTACCTCGCCGGAGACGAGATCACGATTGCCGATTTCGCCAACTGGTGCTGGGTTCGCACCCACAAATGGTCCGGCGCCTCGGTGGAGGGTCTGGCGCATCTGAACCGCTGGATTGACGAGCTTTGGGCCCGCCCCGGCTGTCAGGCGGGGGTTCGCAAGCCCGAGCGGGTAGAGAATCCGGACGATCTGGTAAAACACGCGCAAACGATGGTGACGCGATAA
- a CDS encoding DUF4202 domain-containing protein, which translates to MTASAQLNCALNKIDCANRADPNRETVNGESLPREYAYSLHMTRWLFALETKPSEHMQIACRAQHIERWTMPRGDYEEGRKAYYQWRQACGRMHGRRAAEIMAECGYDAGQCEKTETILTKRELRNDADTQLLEDVACMVFLERYFAQFYEQKADYDREKWLRIVRRTWGKMSPRGHEAALKLAEGMPAHLLGLLQEALAEPE; encoded by the coding sequence ATGACTGCCTCGGCACAGCTGAACTGTGCGTTGAACAAAATTGATTGCGCAAACCGGGCCGACCCAAACCGGGAAACCGTTAACGGTGAATCGCTGCCGCGGGAGTATGCCTACAGTTTGCATATGACCCGCTGGCTGTTTGCGCTTGAGACCAAACCTTCCGAACACATGCAGATTGCCTGCCGGGCCCAGCACATCGAACGCTGGACTATGCCGCGGGGTGACTATGAAGAGGGCCGGAAAGCCTATTACCAGTGGCGTCAGGCCTGTGGTCGCATGCACGGCCGCCGGGCTGCAGAGATCATGGCAGAGTGTGGTTACGATGCCGGCCAGTGTGAGAAGACGGAAACCATCCTGACCAAACGGGAGTTGCGTAACGATGCCGACACCCAGCTGCTGGAAGACGTGGCCTGTATGGTCTTTCTGGAGCGGTATTTTGCGCAGTTCTACGAGCAGAAAGCGGACTACGACCGGGAAAAGTGGCTGCGGATTGTGCGCCGGACCTGGGGCAAGATGTCGCCTCGGGGGCATGAGGCAGCTCTGAAGCTGGCCGAGGGCATGCCTGCGCATCTGTTGGGATTGTTGCAGGAGGCTCTGGCGGAACCGGAGTAA